The Psychrobacter sp. LV10R520-6 genome includes a region encoding these proteins:
- the pxpB gene encoding 5-oxoprolinase subunit PxpB, whose product MKTKIMERALMELQWQICSETNLALFFPKPMTLDKQQKCWALADSIQQIPEVIEVVIGMNTLSVFIASLTWSELKDFKDRLSALLDDIPSKIIDGKYVEIPVHYGGQYGPDLKAMASELGLSVEAVVDLHTEAIYTVYFIGFQPGFPYLGGLSESLYFPRHATPRTQVPAGSVGIGGEQTGIYPFESPGGWQLLGKTDTSLFDLTKASPTLLNAGDTLKFTAIDIHE is encoded by the coding sequence CTACAATGGCAAATATGCAGTGAGACCAATCTGGCTTTGTTTTTTCCTAAACCTATGACTTTAGACAAACAGCAAAAATGTTGGGCTTTAGCAGATAGCATACAACAGATACCAGAAGTCATAGAAGTGGTCATTGGTATGAATACGCTAAGTGTATTCATAGCGTCGTTAACATGGAGTGAGCTTAAAGACTTTAAAGATAGGCTATCAGCTCTGCTTGATGATATTCCTTCAAAAATAATAGACGGTAAGTACGTTGAAATTCCAGTGCATTATGGTGGCCAATATGGTCCTGATTTAAAAGCTATGGCGAGTGAATTAGGTCTCTCCGTTGAAGCCGTTGTCGATTTACATACCGAGGCTATTTATACCGTTTATTTTATTGGTTTTCAGCCTGGGTTTCCTTATCTTGGCGGCTTATCTGAATCCTTGTATTTTCCAAGACATGCTACACCCAGAACTCAAGTGCCCGCAGGCTCAGTCGGCATTGGCGGTGAACAAACGGGTATCTATCCCTTTGAATCTCCAGGGGGTTGGCAGCTATTAGGAAAAACCGATACCTCTTTATTTGATTTAACCAAAGCGTCTCCTACTTTGCTCAACGCAGGTGATACCTTGAAGTTTACCGCTATTGATATTCATGAATAA